ACTCGAAGACCGTGGCGGCGCCCAGCACTGTCCAGAACAGGCCGAAGAGCAGGTCGGCCCGCCTCACGGCACCCGCCCCGCGCCGCGGGCCTCGCGCGCCGCGGTCACAGCCGGGGGATGCCCACCGTATCCGGCGAGACGCGGGCGCTGCCGCCGTCGAAGTAGAGCCACGCCGTCTGCCGCACCATGACCATGGCGGCGTCCCGCGCCGCCTGCCCGTGCAGCGGGGTGAAGACGGCGGCGCGGGCCTCCGCGTAGTCCTGCACGCGCCGGCTCTCCTTGAAGCGCCCGTCCCACACCATCGTCATGGTCTGCAGCACCGGCTCGGGGGTGCCTTTGGGCGCCCAGAGGCCGAAGTAGTTCAGCGGCGCCGGCACGTTCGGCAGCCAGCGGTGGATGGAGGGGATCTCGCCGTAGCCCTGGAGGGTGATGGGCCGGTCGGACTGCACCGCGAGCGGGACCAGGCGCTTGCCGCGGATCATCTCCGCCATCTCGACCAGGAGCTGGGCCACCGCCGGCACCTCGTTGGCCACCGCCGCCAGCACGGCCGGATTGCCGCCGTCATAGGTGGCGTGGCGGTAGTTCACCCCGGGCGCCGCGGCCCGGATGGATTCCATCATGTTGCGCCCGGCGGAGGAGACGCCCGCCGTCGCCACCGCCACGTCCCGCCGGTTCTGCAGTGCCTGCAGGAAGGCACCGAAGTCACGGAAGCCAGAGGCCGGGTTCACCGACACCGTGTTCACGTTGGCGACCGTGAAGAACAGGTTCCAGTCGTCCAGCCCGGTGTCGAGCAGGCCGGTGACGCGGTAGCAACCCAGGTCCACGGCCGCGCCGGCCGCCCAGGTGTAGCCATCCTTCGCGGCCTGCAGCGCGTTGCGCGTGCCGATGGAGCCGGAGGCGCCGGGCTGGTTCACCACGACGAAGCGCTGGCCGAGCGCCTCCTCCAGCTCCGTCGCCGCGACGCGCGCCATCTGATCGGTGGAGCCGCCCGCGGCCCAGGGGACGATCAGCGTCACCGGGCGCTCGGGGCGCCAGGGATAGGACTGCGCGCGGACGAGGGCGGGCAGGCCGAGGGTGGCCGCCGAGGCCCCCAGAAGGTGGCGACGCTTCATGGTCCGTTCCCCATTGCCATTATGGTAACTTGTTGGTTACTTCGAAGCTTGCGGCCGCGGCCGGTCGCCCGTCAAGCGCGGAACGAAACCCGGAACGCGGGGCCGGGACGCCCGGCGCGGCGCCCGCGCCGTGCGGCGATCGACAGGGAACGGGGGGACACGGATGCGCGTCGCGCTGTGCAACGAGGTCGTGCGCGAGTTGCCCTTCGAGCGGCAGTGCGCGCTTGCCGCCGCCCTCGGCTATGACGGGCTGGAGGTCGCGCCCTTTACCCTCGACGCGGAGGCGCCGCAGCTGCTGCCCGCTGCGCGCCGCGCCGAGCTGCGGCGGATCGCGGCGGAGGCGGGCGCGCCGATCGTCTCCCTGCACTGGCTTCTGGTGGCGCCCGCCGGCCTGTCCATCTGCGCGGAGGACCCGGCGCTGCTGGCGCGCACGCGGGAGGTGGTGGAGCGGCTGGTCGGGCTCGCGGCCGATCTCGGCGCCGGGCTGATGGTGCACGGCTCCCCGGCGCAGCGGCCGGTGGCGACGGCGGATGACGCGCGGCGCGCCGAGGAGACGATGGCACTGGCCGGCGAATGGGCCCGCGCCGCCGGCGTGACCTATCTGCTGGAGCCGCTCGACGCCGGCCAGACCACATGGGCGCGCACGGTGGAGGAGGCGGCGGCGATCGTGCGGCGCGCGGCCTCGCCGGGACTCGCGACGATGATCGACGCCTCGGCGGCGGGGAACGGGGAGACGGAGACGGTGCCGGAGCTGATCGACCGCTGGCTGCCGACCGGGCTGGTCCGCCACATCCACCTGAACGACCGCAACCGCCGCGGGCCGGGCCAGGGCGGCGACCGCTTCGCGCCGGTGATCGCCGCGCTCCGCCGCCACGGCTACGAGGGCTGGTGCGCGGTGGAACCCTTCGACTACGCGCCGGATGGTCCCGCCGCGGCGGCGCGCGCCATCGGCTACCTGCGCGGCCTCGAGGAGGCGCTGTCGTGACCGCGCCGCGCTTCACCCTCCTCGATGTGGAGCGGCGTGAGTGGCCTTTCCGGCTGCGCCTGCCCTTCCGCTTCGGCGTCATCACCGTCACGCACGGGCGCCAGGCGGTCCTGCGTGCGCGCATCCGCGCGGAGGACGGGCGCGAGGCCTGGGGGATCGCGGCGGAGACGCTGGCGGCGAAGTGGTTCGACAAGAGCCCGGCCCTCAGCGACGATCAGAACATGGACCAGCTCCGGCGCTCGCTGGAGATCGCGGGCGAGGCCTCGCTCGCGGCCGGGGCGAACACCGCCTTCGGGCATTTCGCCGATGCCTGGGGACCGCAGGAGGCGGCGTGCGGGGCGGAGGGGCTGAACCCGCTGGTGGCCGCCTACGGCCGCGCGCTGCTCGACCGCGCGATGCTGGACGCGCTGCTGAAGCTGCACGGCCTGTCCTTCTTCGCGGGCATGCGCGCGAATATCGGCGGCATGGCGCCGCACGCGGTGGCGGCGGATCTCGGCGGCTTCGACTTCGCGGGGATGCTCGCGGCGACGCGCCCCGCCGCGACGATCCAGGCCCGTCACACCGTGGGGCTGGTGGACCCGATCACCGCGGCCGACCAGGCGGAGCGCGTGGCGGACGGCCTGCCGGAGACGTTGGAGGAGGTAGCTGAGACCTACGGCCACCGCTTCTGGAAGCTGAAGGTGGGCGGGAACATCGCAGAGGACGTGGATCGGCTGTGCCGCATCGCCGCCGTGCTGGACCGCGGGCCGGGCTACCGCGCCTCGCTCGACGGCAACGAGCAGTACGAGGATGCCGAGGGCGCCGCCGCCCTGTGGCGCGCCATGGAGGCGGAGCCGCGCCTGGACGCGCTGCGCGCGGCGATCCTCTTCGTCGAGCAGCCGGTGAAGCGCGCGAAGGCCCTGTCCGTGCCCATGACCGCCCTGGCCGCCTCCCGCCCCGTGATCGTGGACGAGAGCGACGGGCCGATGGACGCCTTCGTCACCGCCCGTGGCCAGGGCTACGCGGGCGTCTCCAGCAAGGCGTGCAAGGGCGTCTGGCGTTCCCTGGTCAACGCGGCGCGCTGCCGCGCCTGGAACGCGGAGGCGGGGGAGGAGCGGTTCTTCATGTCGGCCGAGGACCTCACCACCCTGGCCGGGACCTGCGTGCAGCAGGACCTGGCGCTGGTGGCCCTGCTGGGCATCGGCCATGTGGAGCGGAACGGCCACCACTTCGTCGCGGGCTTCGCCAGGCGCCCGGCGGCGGAGGCGGCGCGCTTCGCGGCGGCACATCCCGACCTCTACGAGACGGCGCCCTTCCCCCGGCTTCGCATCCGGGACGGGGCGATTTCCATCCGGTCGCTGGACGTGCCGGGCCTGGGCTGCGGGGTGGAGCCTGACCTGGGTACGATGGAGGCGATGCCGCAGGCGGAGTGGCCGCCGGCGTGATGGGGTGAGCCGCTTCCCAGAGGCGAGGCGCGTGCTCCCTTCGCGGGCATCCGACGCGCCCTGGATCGACCGGGCTCGTGCCTGAGCCTCTTGACTGGAGGGCGAAAGAAGGCCCGGTGGCAGGCCAGGAAGCCCCGCCGCCGGGCATTCGAGAACAACAACCGGAAGGCGGCGATGCCGGCCCGGCCGGTAGGGTTCCCCGGCACAACCCCCGGGGGCGGACAGCATGGAACTGAGCGGCAAGTCGATCATCGTCACCGGGGCAAGCAGCGGGATCGGCGCCGCGGCGGCCCTGCTCTTCGCGGCGGAGGGAGCCGACCTCGTCCTCGGCGCGCGCCGATCCGCCGAGCTGGAGACCGTGACGGAGAGGGTCCGGCGCGGCGGCGGGAGGGCTGTCTTCCTCGCCGGCGACGTGCGGGATGAGGCCTATGCCGGCGCCCTCGTGGAGCTGGCCCTCCGCAGCTTCGGCCGGCTGGACGGCGCCTTCAACAACGCGGGGATCGTGGGGCGGATGGCGCCGGCCGCGGAGATGGATCCTGCCGCCTGGACCGACGTTATCTCGACCAACCTGACGGGCGCCTTCCTGGCGGCCAGGGCCCAGATCCCCGTGATGGCGAGGCAGCGGCAGGGCTCGATCGTCTTCACCTCCTCTTTCGTCGGCCACAGCAATGGCGGCCTGCCCGGGATGGGCGCCTATGCCGCGTCCAAGGCCGGTCTGAACGGGCTGGTGCAATCCCTGGCCTCCGATCACGCGGCGGAGGGCGTCCGCGTCAACGCACTCCTGCCGGGCGGCACCATCACGCCCGCCGGGGGCGAGGGCGATCCCTCCACGCTCGCCTTCGTCGCCGGGCTGCATCCCGTGAAGCGGATGGCGGAGCCGGGCGAGATCGCCCAGGCTGCCCTCTTCCTCCTCTCGGACCGATCGGCCTTCATGACGGGAAGCCCCATGATCGTGGACGGCGGCATGTCCGTCCGGCTGCTCTAGGCGAAGGTCGGGAAGGGGCATCGGTGGCGCCTCCCCGGTGCAGGCCCCCATCCCGTTCTCATTCCAAGACGCGTCATGGCGGTGGCCGTAAGGCTACCATGGCGACCACCGGCAGGGATCACCGGATCCGTGCGGACAGGCTCTCCTGCAGAAAGCTGGCGGCTTAGATGGTTTTGAGGAACTCGACCAGATCGCGCCGCTGCTCCTCGCTCAAAGCCGGACCGATGACCCCGTTGCCGCGCGGCCCGTCGCGGAACTCGTGCCCGCGGTTCCCATTTCCGGGAATGGACGTGTCGAAGCGGAACCCCCCGTCGAACGGCGCCGTCTCGAAGCCGACCTCGCGCGGGTTGAACTGCCGGCTGCCGACGAAGAAGACGGCGTCCCGCCGGTCGGCCGGGAGAAGCAGCTGGTAGAGTGTCGGCACCGAGCCGTTGTGAAGGTAGGGCGCCGTCGCCCAGATACCGTTCAGCGGCCGTGCCCGATAGGCGGCGGGAGCCCGCCACTCGTTGTCGCGAAAGCCGTCCATCTCCCGGCGCTGCTCGGCCGACACGCCGTTCCCTTCGTACCAGGTCCGGATCACCGCGGTCGTGACGCGCTGGAGCCCCTCGGCCGCGGAAACCGGCGCCCGGGCGTCCGCCGCCAGGTAGGCACGGCGGCCGAGAAAGTTCATCGCGGCCTTCGGGTCCGTGCCGATGCGGTCCAGCGGAACCATGTTGACGCGCAGCTCCTGCCGCTCCGGCACACCCGCCACCGTCGCCCAGCGCCCCTCATGGCAGCCGGCACAGAGATTACGGTACAGCGCCTCCCCGCGCGCCGCGGCCGCGCGATCGATCGGGCCCAGCAGATCCTCCGGCCAGGATGGCGGGCGCAGCCCGGCGCGCGGTGCGGGGCCGGCGAGCAGGCGCTCCATCTCGTGGATCGTCTCGATCCGCACGGTGGACCGGTACAGCTCCTCGGGCGGGCCCGAGAGCTTCGTCCCCGCGCGCACGCCCATGGCCTCGGCAACGTTGCGGCCCATCGGCTGCCGGATGGCGCCGTTGTACTGCACCCAGTCGAACCAGGGTGCGTCCCACAACGCCGGGTAGCTGACCGGCGCGTCGGCCACGGCAAAGTTCCGCCGGTCGTCCAGCA
This genomic window from Pararoseomonas sp. SCSIO 73927 contains:
- a CDS encoding sugar phosphate isomerase/epimerase family protein, producing the protein MRVALCNEVVRELPFERQCALAAALGYDGLEVAPFTLDAEAPQLLPAARRAELRRIAAEAGAPIVSLHWLLVAPAGLSICAEDPALLARTREVVERLVGLAADLGAGLMVHGSPAQRPVATADDARRAEETMALAGEWARAAGVTYLLEPLDAGQTTWARTVEEAAAIVRRAASPGLATMIDASAAGNGETETVPELIDRWLPTGLVRHIHLNDRNRRGPGQGGDRFAPVIAALRRHGYEGWCAVEPFDYAPDGPAAAARAIGYLRGLEEALS
- a CDS encoding SDR family oxidoreductase produces the protein MELSGKSIIVTGASSGIGAAAALLFAAEGADLVLGARRSAELETVTERVRRGGGRAVFLAGDVRDEAYAGALVELALRSFGRLDGAFNNAGIVGRMAPAAEMDPAAWTDVISTNLTGAFLAARAQIPVMARQRQGSIVFTSSFVGHSNGGLPGMGAYAASKAGLNGLVQSLASDHAAEGVRVNALLPGGTITPAGGEGDPSTLAFVAGLHPVKRMAEPGEIAQAALFLLSDRSAFMTGSPMIVDGGMSVRLL
- a CDS encoding mandelate racemase, producing MTAPRFTLLDVERREWPFRLRLPFRFGVITVTHGRQAVLRARIRAEDGREAWGIAAETLAAKWFDKSPALSDDQNMDQLRRSLEIAGEASLAAGANTAFGHFADAWGPQEAACGAEGLNPLVAAYGRALLDRAMLDALLKLHGLSFFAGMRANIGGMAPHAVAADLGGFDFAGMLAATRPAATIQARHTVGLVDPITAADQAERVADGLPETLEEVAETYGHRFWKLKVGGNIAEDVDRLCRIAAVLDRGPGYRASLDGNEQYEDAEGAAALWRAMEAEPRLDALRAAILFVEQPVKRAKALSVPMTALAASRPVIVDESDGPMDAFVTARGQGYAGVSSKACKGVWRSLVNAARCRAWNAEAGEERFFMSAEDLTTLAGTCVQQDLALVALLGIGHVERNGHHFVAGFARRPAAEAARFAAAHPDLYETAPFPRLRIRDGAISIRSLDVPGLGCGVEPDLGTMEAMPQAEWPPA
- a CDS encoding di-heme-cytochrome C peroxidase, with protein sequence MTGYRGAGVLAAVLVATVLGCARLPDHRPAGELAFAEQNWTDAQRRWFYHASQGTRLMPMSWFLALEQPVLSLTGAPPFAAPDHLGRFGFLPDPPSASNPHGLPVGFAPDDRFPDEEGKPETIVGLTCAACHTGQIERGTRGIRIDGGPAMTDTGAFQRQIGIALVLTRQSEARFARFAAAVLGPEDSSAARERLRARLDRAIAAGQDEAGIARQDRLYPVAEGFGRLDALGRGGNFVFGTVLDDRRNFAVADAPVSYPALWDAPWFDWVQYNGAIRQPMGRNVAEAMGVRAGTKLSGPPEELYRSTVRIETIHEMERLLAGPAPRAGLRPPSWPEDLLGPIDRAAAARGEALYRNLCAGCHEGRWATVAGVPERQELRVNMVPLDRIGTDPKAAMNFLGRRAYLAADARAPVSAAEGLQRVTTAVIRTWYEGNGVSAEQRREMDGFRDNEWRAPAAYRARPLNGIWATAPYLHNGSVPTLYQLLLPADRRDAVFFVGSRQFNPREVGFETAPFDGGFRFDTSIPGNGNRGHEFRDGPRGNGVIGPALSEEQRRDLVEFLKTI
- a CDS encoding tripartite tricarboxylate transporter substrate binding protein, whose translation is MKRRHLLGASAATLGLPALVRAQSYPWRPERPVTLIVPWAAGGSTDQMARVAATELEEALGQRFVVVNQPGASGSIGTRNALQAAKDGYTWAAGAAVDLGCYRVTGLLDTGLDDWNLFFTVANVNTVSVNPASGFRDFGAFLQALQNRRDVAVATAGVSSAGRNMMESIRAAAPGVNYRHATYDGGNPAVLAAVANEVPAVAQLLVEMAEMIRGKRLVPLAVQSDRPITLQGYGEIPSIHRWLPNVPAPLNYFGLWAPKGTPEPVLQTMTMVWDGRFKESRRVQDYAEARAAVFTPLHGQAARDAAMVMVRQTAWLYFDGGSARVSPDTVGIPRL